From a single Gemmatimonadota bacterium genomic region:
- a CDS encoding fatty acid desaturase has product MERTTWGAVVARYQQPETRRAVVQLLTTLLPLAGLLWLMHRSLAGSYLVTLLLAVPAGGLLVRTFIIMHDCGHGSFFKSRRANEIVGWITGVLTLTPFAQWRKDHALHHASAGDLDRRGHGDIETMTVCEYAELTPERRRRYRFVRHPLVLLGLGPIYLMLSQRRLIKGVPLNQLQRFSVWSTNLAILVIGGACSVWIGFGPFFAIYFPAMFIAASAGIGLFYAQHQFEDTYWHEHREWDYATAAIRGSSYFKLNPVLQWFTGNIGL; this is encoded by the coding sequence ATGGAGAGAACTACGTGGGGCGCTGTCGTCGCGCGGTACCAGCAACCGGAGACCCGTCGCGCCGTCGTCCAGTTGCTCACGACGCTGCTGCCCTTGGCCGGGTTGCTCTGGCTGATGCACCGGTCTCTCGCCGGTTCGTATCTCGTGACCTTGTTGCTGGCGGTTCCCGCGGGCGGGTTGTTGGTGCGGACCTTCATCATCATGCACGACTGCGGCCACGGGTCGTTCTTCAAGTCGCGGCGGGCCAATGAAATTGTCGGCTGGATCACCGGTGTCCTGACGCTGACGCCCTTTGCCCAGTGGCGGAAGGACCATGCGTTGCACCATGCCTCCGCGGGTGACCTCGATCGACGCGGACACGGCGACATCGAGACCATGACGGTATGCGAGTATGCCGAACTCACCCCCGAACGACGACGGCGCTACCGCTTTGTGCGCCATCCGCTGGTGCTGCTTGGGCTCGGGCCGATCTACTTGATGTTGAGCCAGCGACGGCTGATCAAGGGGGTTCCGCTCAACCAGCTCCAGCGGTTCAGCGTTTGGTCGACGAATCTCGCGATTCTGGTCATCGGCGGCGCCTGTTCGGTGTGGATCGGTTTCGGTCCGTTCTTCGCGATCTACTTCCCGGCCATGTTCATCGCCGCCTCTGCGGGGATCGGGCTGTTCTACGCCCAGCATCAGTTCGAGGATACCTATTGGCATGAGCATCGGGAATGGGACTACGCGACGGCCGCGATTCGCGGCAGCTCGTACTTCAAGCTGAATCCCGTGTTGCAATGGTTTACCGGCAACATCGGTCTCCA
- a CDS encoding SDR family oxidoreductase, with product MSSNPATVRTGPALSLSGVKVAASLGSTAVELGPRRILVNCVCPGTIDTPINQQAGAEAKLGIVKTIAPLGRRRLYHRQRGRGGWRLAGRAVACADRASDGSLMIRLQLPIVRYHRDR from the coding sequence ATGTCCTCGAACCCCGCGACGGTCCGGACGGGGCCGGCGCTCAGCCTTTCAGGGGTGAAGGTCGCCGCATCGCTGGGATCGACGGCCGTCGAACTCGGGCCCCGTCGCATCCTGGTGAACTGTGTCTGCCCCGGCACCATCGACACGCCGATCAATCAGCAGGCGGGTGCGGAGGCCAAGCTCGGGATCGTGAAGACGATCGCCCCGCTCGGACGCCGCCGGCTATACCACCGGCAGCGCGGTCGAGGTGGATGGCGGCTGGCTGGCCGGGCCGTCGCTTGCGCTGATCGGGCGAGTGATGGGAGTCTGATGATTCGGTTGCAGCTACCCATCGTGCGCTACCACCGCGACAGATAG
- a CDS encoding sulfite exporter TauE/SafE family protein: MARAGRRSAVGRVPGVSGRGRRGRARRDALMPVGSLLLAALAALVGGAINSIAGGGTLVTFPILVALGIAPLTANTTNTMALWPGAFGSLWGYRRQFAGVGGWVASIGVTGILGGILGAWLLLTTGNDRFERIVPFLVLGATVLFVSNGPLVRWLRGHQPLGEVAPKPPPAFLVVQFLVGIYGGYFGAGIGILTLGVLGLFGLTDIHKMNALKVWGALSANLVAALLFAAKGAVVWPLALVMAASSLVGGYVGSRLAQRVGQEWVRRAVVAIGFGSFLWLLARAG, translated from the coding sequence ATGGCCCGAGCCGGACGCCGCTCCGCGGTGGGCCGAGTCCCGGGCGTTTCTGGGCGGGGTCGTCGAGGCCGCGCGCGGCGTGACGCCCTGATGCCAGTTGGATCACTCCTGCTGGCCGCGCTCGCGGCACTGGTCGGTGGCGCGATCAACTCGATCGCCGGCGGCGGGACCCTAGTCACCTTTCCGATCCTCGTGGCGCTCGGCATCGCCCCGCTCACGGCCAACACCACCAACACCATGGCGCTCTGGCCCGGCGCGTTCGGCAGCCTCTGGGGCTACCGGCGCCAGTTTGCCGGCGTGGGCGGCTGGGTGGCGAGTATCGGCGTGACCGGCATTCTGGGCGGAATTCTCGGCGCCTGGCTCTTGCTCACCACCGGCAACGACCGGTTCGAACGGATCGTGCCGTTCCTGGTGCTCGGCGCTACCGTCCTGTTCGTTTCGAACGGGCCGCTCGTTCGGTGGCTCCGCGGCCACCAGCCGCTCGGCGAGGTGGCCCCAAAACCTCCCCCGGCGTTCCTGGTGGTCCAGTTCCTTGTCGGGATCTACGGCGGGTACTTCGGCGCCGGCATCGGCATCCTGACGTTAGGCGTGCTCGGCCTCTTCGGATTGACCGACATTCACAAGATGAACGCCCTCAAGGTCTGGGGCGCGTTGTCGGCTAATCTGGTGGCGGCGCTGTTGTTTGCCGCCAAAGGCGCCGTGGTCTGGCCGCTGGCGTTGGTGATGGCGGCCTCGAGTCTGGTCGGCGGATACGTCGGGTCGCGACTGGCTCAACGGGTCGGTCAAGAGTGGGTTCGGCGGGCCGTCGTGGCCATCGGATTCGGCTCGTTTCTCTGGCTCTTGGCCCGAGCCGGGTGA